The Pseudomonas sp. G2-4 genome window below encodes:
- a CDS encoding DUF411 domain-containing protein, with product MNTSLRIAVFTTLLMTGAAQAAEVIDVYRDPSCGCCKDWIKYLEVNGFSVRDHVEPNMSEVKQRLGVAPRLASCHTAMIDGKFVEGHVPVAQILDLKDHPDLVGVAVPGMPAGSPGMEYGQTKQPYQVIGQTLTGTDQVVADYPSN from the coding sequence ATGAATACCAGTCTGCGTATTGCTGTGTTCACGACACTACTCATGACCGGAGCGGCACAAGCCGCTGAAGTCATCGACGTTTACCGCGATCCTAGCTGCGGCTGCTGCAAGGACTGGATAAAGTATCTTGAAGTCAATGGCTTCAGCGTGCGCGACCATGTCGAGCCCAACATGAGCGAAGTCAAACAGCGCCTAGGCGTCGCTCCGCGCTTGGCCTCCTGTCATACCGCGATGATTGACGGAAAGTTTGTCGAAGGGCATGTACCGGTAGCACAGATTCTCGACCTGAAGGATCACCCCGACCTCGTCGGAGTTGCGGTGCCGGGTATGCCCGCTGGTTCGCCTGGAATGGAGTACGGCCAAACCAAACAGCCGTATCAGGTGATAGGTCAGACCCTAACGGGTACCGATCAAGTAGTCGCCGATTATCCTAGCAATTGA
- a CDS encoding heavy-metal-associated domain-containing protein produces MKTVELQVQGMSCGSCVKHVTEALRPLEGVSDVTVDLQAGRVKVSGDSDSHALLAALEDAGYPAQLATVESVASKKTSGCGGNGGGCCCR; encoded by the coding sequence ATGAAAACTGTTGAACTGCAAGTCCAAGGCATGAGCTGTGGTTCATGTGTCAAACATGTCACCGAAGCGCTGCGCCCACTTGAAGGCGTCAGTGACGTAACAGTGGATCTACAAGCCGGCCGGGTGAAGGTCAGCGGCGATTCGGACAGCCATGCGCTGCTTGCAGCTCTGGAGGACGCGGGCTATCCAGCACAGCTGGCGACAGTCGAAAGCGTAGCGAGTAAGAAAACCTCGGGCTGTGGCGGGAACGGCGGCGGTTGCTGCTGCCGGTAA
- a CDS encoding heavy metal translocating P-type ATPase: MTVSNDSQFSTEYEGQNYRFCSQKCQTTFRAAPERYRISQLKIEQIPQTTAEPLTGAAEYTCPMHPEIRRIGPGVCPKCGMTLEPVIPELEEEENLELKDFTRRFWWTLPLTVVVTVLAMGGHALVLFHGTTQNWVELGLATPVVLWAGWPFYVRGVRSVIQRSPNMWTLIGLGTAAAFLYSVVATLTPNVFPSNFMMEGRIGVYFEAAAVIISLTLLGQMLELKARSQTSAAIKSLLGLAPKTARRINADGTEEDIPLTHVHSGDTLRVRPGEKVPVDGQVLQGESAVDESMLTGEPIPIMKRAGDALIGATLNIHGSLVMKAQKIGSATLLAQIVQMVVQAQRSKAPMQRLADVIASYFVIVVIAIAALTLLGWGLWGPEPSWVFGLINAVAVMIIACPCALGLATPMSVMVATGKAAGSGVLFRDAAAIENLRKIDILIVDKTGTLTEGRPAFHSVEAVPGFTQDEVLRLAASLDQGSEHPLAHAIVEQARAAGLKLVTPETFESASGIGVSGQVEGRRLMLGNTALMQEAGVSTESLQVHAEKLRGDGTSIMYLAVNGALAGLLAVADPIKPTTKLAVERLQADGVKVIMATGDGLTTARSVARQLGIEEVHGEVKPQDKERLVASLQQAGHRVAMAGDGINDAPALARADVGIAMGTGTDVAMNSAQVTLVKGDLLGILRARSLSVATVSNMHQNLTFAFLYNAMGIPLAAGLFYPLTGHLLSPLIAALAMSVSSASVVFNALRLHQASID, encoded by the coding sequence ATGACCGTCAGTAACGACAGCCAGTTCAGCACGGAATATGAGGGGCAAAACTACCGGTTCTGCAGCCAGAAATGCCAAACGACCTTCAGGGCAGCGCCCGAGCGTTATCGAATATCTCAACTGAAAATCGAACAAATCCCTCAGACAACAGCAGAACCGTTAACGGGTGCCGCTGAATACACATGTCCCATGCATCCGGAAATTCGCCGGATCGGCCCCGGCGTCTGCCCTAAGTGCGGCATGACCTTAGAGCCGGTGATTCCCGAATTGGAGGAAGAAGAGAACTTAGAACTCAAGGACTTCACCCGGCGCTTCTGGTGGACATTGCCACTGACAGTGGTCGTAACCGTGCTGGCTATGGGTGGCCATGCCCTGGTGCTGTTCCATGGCACCACGCAAAATTGGGTCGAGCTGGGATTGGCTACACCCGTCGTGCTGTGGGCTGGCTGGCCGTTTTATGTGCGTGGTGTGCGTTCGGTGATTCAGCGAAGTCCGAACATGTGGACGCTAATCGGCCTCGGCACGGCGGCGGCCTTCCTTTACAGCGTCGTGGCCACCCTGACCCCCAATGTATTCCCCAGCAACTTCATGATGGAGGGCCGCATCGGTGTGTACTTCGAAGCGGCGGCTGTGATCATCTCACTGACCCTTCTCGGCCAGATGCTTGAACTCAAGGCTCGCTCGCAAACCTCGGCTGCCATCAAGTCGCTGCTTGGACTGGCACCCAAAACTGCCCGACGGATCAATGCCGATGGCACGGAAGAAGACATCCCTCTGACACACGTACACAGCGGCGACACGTTACGTGTGCGACCGGGCGAAAAAGTGCCTGTCGACGGTCAGGTGTTGCAAGGCGAAAGCGCTGTAGATGAGTCGATGCTCACCGGCGAACCGATACCGATCATGAAGAGAGCCGGCGACGCGCTGATTGGCGCCACTCTCAACATCCACGGCAGTCTGGTGATGAAGGCGCAGAAGATAGGGTCGGCGACCCTGCTCGCACAGATTGTGCAGATGGTTGTGCAGGCACAACGCTCAAAAGCGCCGATGCAACGGCTGGCAGATGTGATTGCCAGTTACTTCGTGATTGTGGTGATTGCTATCGCCGCGCTGACTCTACTCGGCTGGGGGCTGTGGGGGCCCGAGCCAAGTTGGGTGTTCGGACTGATCAACGCTGTCGCGGTCATGATCATCGCCTGTCCCTGTGCCCTTGGCCTAGCGACACCGATGTCAGTCATGGTTGCCACCGGCAAGGCTGCTGGCAGCGGCGTATTGTTTCGCGATGCCGCCGCCATCGAAAACCTGCGCAAGATAGACATCTTGATAGTCGACAAAACTGGCACCCTCACTGAAGGTCGACCAGCATTCCATAGCGTCGAGGCCGTACCCGGATTTACACAGGATGAAGTGTTGCGCCTGGCCGCAAGTCTCGATCAGGGCAGCGAGCATCCATTGGCCCACGCCATCGTCGAGCAGGCTCGTGCCGCAGGGCTAAAACTGGTGACACCTGAAACCTTCGAGTCAGCCTCAGGTATTGGTGTAAGCGGTCAGGTCGAGGGTCGCCGCCTGATGCTAGGCAATACCGCGTTGATGCAGGAGGCCGGCGTTTCCACCGAGAGCTTGCAAGTACATGCCGAGAAGCTACGCGGCGACGGTACGAGCATCATGTACCTGGCAGTCAATGGCGCCCTGGCGGGTTTGCTGGCTGTTGCCGACCCCATCAAACCCACCACGAAGCTGGCCGTCGAGCGTCTGCAGGCGGATGGCGTCAAGGTCATCATGGCCACTGGCGACGGCCTTACGACTGCTCGTTCGGTAGCTCGCCAGTTGGGCATCGAGGAGGTGCACGGCGAGGTCAAACCGCAAGATAAAGAACGTCTGGTGGCATCTCTGCAACAAGCCGGACACCGCGTGGCAATGGCCGGCGACGGCATTAATGATGCCCCCGCACTGGCTCGCGCTGATGTAGGTATCGCCATGGGCACCGGCACTGACGTGGCGATGAACAGCGCTCAGGTCACCCTGGTCAAGGGCGATCTGCTCGGTATCCTGCGTGCTCGCAGCCTGTCAGTCGCAACGGTGAGTAATATGCACCAGAACCTGACCTTCGCCTTCCTTTACAACGCCATGGGTATCCCACTGGCTGCCGGCTTGTTCTATCCACTTACCGGTCACCTTCTGTCACCGCTCATTGCCGCACTGGCCATGAGCGTGAGCTCGGCGTCGGTGGTATTCAACGCCTTGCGTCTGCACCAGGCTTCCATTGATTGA
- a CDS encoding DUF2933 domain-containing protein gives MMNSPHSANTSPTFWRSKPGIALGMLLVIVLFYLAREHYSHMLGLLPYMILLLCPLMHFFGHHHGGHSHHGETSVSTKDANRS, from the coding sequence CACATTCCGCTAACACCTCTCCAACATTTTGGAGGAGCAAACCCGGCATAGCGCTGGGTATGCTGCTGGTGATCGTGCTGTTCTATCTGGCAAGAGAACACTACAGCCATATGCTGGGTTTACTGCCTTATATGATTTTGCTGTTGTGCCCGCTGATGCATTTTTTCGGGCACCACCACGGTGGTCACAGTCATCACGGCGAAACCTCAGTCTCAACCAAGGATGCGAACAGGAGTTAG